In Deltaproteobacteria bacterium, the genomic window GAGCGCCGCGAGGAGCTCCTTGAAGATGGGGCCCGTCTCCGCGCCGAGAAGGATCGGCGAATCCAGCAGCGCGGCGCCCACGACCCGCTCCGGATCGCGCGCCGCCACCTCGAGCGCCACCAGGCCGCCCATGCTGTGTCCCGCGACCACGACGCGCGGAAGCTCGAGCGCGTCGAGGAGGCGCAGCACGTCGTCGCCGAAGTCCCGGATGCGGTAGCTCGCGGCGGCGGAGCTCTCGCCGTGGCCGCGAAGGTCCACGCTCACCACGCGGTGCCGCCCGACGAAGCGCTCGGCCTGCGGCGCGAGGTACGAGCGATCGCACGCCAGTCCGTGGATCAGTACGAGCGCCGGATCGCCCGTGCCGCGGTCGTCGTAGGCCAGGGTCACTTCGGGCAGCGCGAGGGTCGGCATCGAGAGGTCTCCTATGAAGATCGAGGTAGCGGTCTACAATAAGCCCAGCTCGCCGCGCGCCACCCACCCCTCGAGGCCGTTGGCCAGGCGGATCTGCACGAAGCCGCCCTCCTCGACGAGAAAGCGCACCTTGAGCCCGGCGTGCAGGCTGAAGAGGTTACGCGTGCCCGGCGCGGGTCCCTCGCGCACGGACACCTGATCCGGCAGCACCACGGCGTGCCGCACGCTCCGGGCGGTGTGGAGTCTCCCGCCGCCGAGCACCGCGGTTCCGAGGAGGAGCAGGGCCACGAAGCTCGTCACCGCCACGGTCCCGGCGCGCGCGGCCCCGGGGGGGAGCCGGCCGAGCAGCGCGAAGAGGCCGAAGAGGAGCCACCAGAGACCGACGAAGCCGACCGTCCAGCCACGCAGCGAGAGGAGCTTCACCGCGCGCTCCCAGCCCGTCTCGCTGGCCACGCCCCGGAGGACGTCCTTCACCCGGGCCTGCGCCTGGGCCTGCGCCGTAGCGAGGTTGTGCCGCGCGTCCTCCGCCGCGGGGTCGAGGGCCAGGGTACGCTCGAAGTAGTAGACCGCCGAGCCGAGCTTCCCGAGGCGGTAGTAGGCCACGCCGAGGTTGTAGAAGAGGTCCGCGTGGTGCACGGGCACCGCGACGAGCCGTTCGAGCCCCTGCACCGCCGCCGGGTAGCGTCCGGCGTAGAAGTGCGCGAGCGCGGCACCGTAGGCCTCCTGCACCGTCTCCGCCCGCGCGGGCACGGGGTCCGCTCCGAAGAGGCAGAGCCCGAGCAAGAGCGCGATGGGCCAGGATCGGCGCGGCATCAGGCCCCCCTCCGCCGTAGGGCCCGCGCCAGCTCCGAGACGAGTCGCCGCGTGCGGGCCACCGCCTCCGAGAGCGCCGGCCCCGAGGCCGCCGAGGGGGCAAAGCGCCCGAAGTCGCAGTTGTCGAGCTCCTCGAGCACTCCGCGCGCGAGCGCCGCGTCGAGCCCGGCCCCCTCCAGCACCTGACCGAGCTCGTCGCGCGTGAGCCCCTCCACTGCCTGACCGAGAAAGAGCCGGAGCTGCTCCTTCAACGCCGCCGCGAGCTCGCCGAAAAAGGCACCGCGCTCCCCGCTCGTCTCGAGCGCGACGGCGCGTTCCAGGTGCTCGCGCACCCGGCGCGTCACCGCGCGGTGGGTCGCCGCGGCCGAGGGCCGGCTCAGGCGGGCCTTGAGGCGTGCGCCCCCCGTCAGGCCGAAGAAGAGCGCCGCGGGAAAGAGCACGAGCCAGGGGGTGATCCCCTTGAGCGGCGAGAAGGGGGTCTCGTGCGCGATCGGGCGCGGCGGGCGCGGCGGACGGATGTCCCGTTCGAGCACGTTCCGCTCCGCGCGGCCTCGGGTGGGCCCGTCCTTCTCCACCTGCCCCGTCACCGTGAGCGTGAGCCCCGCCGCCTGCGCCGTGCGGTACTTCCCCGCCTCCGGGTCGAAGTAGGGCAGGCTCAGCGCGGGCAACCGCAGACGACCGGCGCGCGTGGGCAGGAGCAGATACTCGACGAGCTTCTCTCCCGACACGCCCCCCGACAGCTCGAGCCGTTCGCTCACCTTGGGTTCGTAGACCTTGAAGCCGTCCACCGCGGGTAGGACCGGCACCTTGAGCTGGCGCAGGTTCCCCCGCCCGCGGATCACCAGCTTCAGCGTGACCGCGTCGCCCCCTTTGACGCTCTCGCGATCGAGGGAGGCCGAGAGCTCGTACTGCCCCACGTTCTGGTTCGAGAAGCCGGGGGGCTGATTCGCCGTCGGCAGCGGCAGCACCTCCACGGTCAGCTCCGGGCTCTGCCGCTCCGAGGCCGAGGAGGTGAAGTCGTTCAGCGTCCGCACCTGCGCCGCCATCGGCCCCACGATCAACTTGCCCGCGCGCTGCGGAAAGAGCGCCTTCCGACCGAGGAGCGCGGCGTAGTACACGCGCCCGGCCACCTCCGTGCGCTCGAACTGCAGCCGCTGCGGGGACTCGAGGTCCTCGACCCAGAAACCGTCCGTCGTGGGCTGCTTGGTGGACTGAAAGCCGAGCACGTCGGTCTGGGTGAAGAGCCGCCACTCGGCCACGACCTGTTGCCCGACGTAGACCTTCTTCGGCGCCGCGCCTCCGTGCAGAAAGAGCGTCTCGAGCTCGCGCGCCCCCGGTGCCGCGGGAGCCGCGGGGCCCCCCGCAAGCGGGGCCTGGCCCGGCGCCTGCGCCCCCCCAGGGAGCTTCCCCTTGCGCACGTCCAGCGTGACCGTCGCCGAGCGGAAGGTGCGCCCACCCACCTGCACCGCCGCGGGCCCGATGGTCAGCTTCCCCTCGCGCAGCGGCATCACGTTGTAGACGTGCGTCTCGCGCCGCCGCACCTGCCAGTTGATGATCTCCACGTTCTGCGAGGTCATCCCGCCCCCCGCCTCGCGGAACCCCTGCAGCTGCGGCGGGAAGTAGCGGTCGTAGCCTCCGCGCCCCGTCACGCTCAGCTCCACCGTCACCTGCACCACCTCCCCCACCTGCACGAGGTGCTTGTCCACCTCCAGCCGCACGCTGTGCTGCGCCTGCGCGAGGAGCGGCCAGAAGGCCGAGAGGACGAGCAGCAGGGTGGGCAGACACCGCAGCGCCCAACGCAGCCCGGCGGGATGGATCGCGGCCCAGTTGACCATGTGTAGGGCTCGTGACAGCACAACTCGAACGCTGACGTCGCCGATCCATCCCGACTGCCGGCGTTGCGCCTCCTCGAAGTACCGACCAGTACGACTTCGTCGGCGCGCCTTGCCATCCGGGCGCCTCGACAAC contains:
- a CDS encoding protein BatD, giving the protein MVNWAAIHPAGLRWALRCLPTLLLVLSAFWPLLAQAQHSVRLEVDKHLVQVGEVVQVTVELSVTGRGGYDRYFPPQLQGFREAGGGMTSQNVEIINWQVRRRETHVYNVMPLREGKLTIGPAAVQVGGRTFRSATVTLDVRKGKLPGGAQAPGQAPLAGGPAAPAAPGARELETLFLHGGAAPKKVYVGQQVVAEWRLFTQTDVLGFQSTKQPTTDGFWVEDLESPQRLQFERTEVAGRVYYAALLGRKALFPQRAGKLIVGPMAAQVRTLNDFTSSASERQSPELTVEVLPLPTANQPPGFSNQNVGQYELSASLDRESVKGGDAVTLKLVIRGRGNLRQLKVPVLPAVDGFKVYEPKVSERLELSGGVSGEKLVEYLLLPTRAGRLRLPALSLPYFDPEAGKYRTAQAAGLTLTVTGQVEKDGPTRGRAERNVLERDIRPPRPPRPIAHETPFSPLKGITPWLVLFPAALFFGLTGGARLKARLSRPSAAATHRAVTRRVREHLERAVALETSGERGAFFGELAAALKEQLRLFLGQAVEGLTRDELGQVLEGAGLDAALARGVLEELDNCDFGRFAPSAASGPALSEAVARTRRLVSELARALRRRGA
- a CDS encoding alpha/beta hydrolase, with product MPTLALPEVTLAYDDRGTGDPALVLIHGLACDRSYLAPQAERFVGRHRVVSVDLRGHGESSAAASYRIRDFGDDVLRLLDALELPRVVVAGHSMGGLVALEVAARDPERVVGAALLDSPILLGAETGPIFKELLAALAGPNYVEVFRAFNAQCFFPYEDAARRERLLNEMCSVPREVVLPALEAIVTYDSAAACARISAPLLYLRGLNAVSEALWHEHVPHGLWGQPTGAGHFHQLEVPDQVNAMLDRFLALALRS
- a CDS encoding tetratricopeptide repeat protein → MPRRSWPIALLLGLCLFGADPVPARAETVQEAYGAALAHFYAGRYPAAVQGLERLVAVPVHHADLFYNLGVAYYRLGKLGSAVYYFERTLALDPAAEDARHNLATAQAQAQARVKDVLRGVASETGWERAVKLLSLRGWTVGFVGLWWLLFGLFALLGRLPPGAARAGTVAVTSFVALLLLGTAVLGGGRLHTARSVRHAVVLPDQVSVREGPAPGTRNLFSLHAGLKVRFLVEEGGFVQIRLANGLEGWVARGELGLL